The following are from one region of the Escherichia sp. E4742 genome:
- a CDS encoding class I SAM-dependent methyltransferase, with protein MTIQSHHDHVEKQFSSQASEYLTSTVHASGRDLQRLAVRLADYPDASVLDMGCGAGHASFVAAQNVSAVVAYDLSAQMLDVVAQAAEARHLKNIATRQGYAESLPFADNAFDIVISRYSAHHWHDVGTALREVNRILKPSGRLIVMDVMSPGHPVRDIWLQTVEALRDTSHVRNYASGEWLTLINEANLIVDNLITDKLPLEFSSWVARMRTPEALVDAIRIYQQSASTEVKTYFALLNDGSFTSDIIMVEAHKAA; from the coding sequence ATGACAATACAATCCCACCATGACCACGTAGAAAAGCAGTTTAGCTCGCAGGCCAGTGAGTATTTAACCAGTACCGTACATGCTTCCGGGCGAGATTTACAGCGCCTGGCGGTGCGTCTGGCTGATTATCCTGATGCAAGTGTACTTGATATGGGCTGCGGAGCAGGGCATGCCAGCTTTGTCGCTGCGCAAAACGTGAGCGCGGTGGTGGCGTATGACTTATCTGCCCAAATGCTGGATGTCGTGGCACAAGCTGCTGAAGCCCGGCACTTGAAAAATATCGCCACCCGCCAGGGATATGCCGAAAGTCTGCCATTTGCCGATAACGCATTTGATATTGTTATCAGCCGTTATTCTGCCCATCACTGGCATGATGTTGGTACAGCACTGCGTGAAGTGAATCGGATATTGAAACCCAGCGGTAGGCTGATTGTGATGGACGTAATGTCTCCGGGTCACCCAGTGCGCGACATCTGGTTACAGACGGTAGAAGCATTACGCGATACCTCTCACGTACGAAACTACGCCAGCGGTGAGTGGTTGACGTTAATCAATGAAGCCAATCTGATAGTTGATAATTTAATTACAGATAAGTTACCGCTGGAATTTTCTTCATGGGTCGCCAGAATGCGTACGCCAGAAGCGTTAGTAGATGCTATTCGCATTTACCAACAGAGCGCATCGACAGAGGTGAAAACGTATTTTGCCTTGCTGAATGATGGCTCTTTCACCAGTGATATCATCATGGTAGAAGCACATAAAGCGGCATAA
- the mltD gene encoding murein transglycosylase D, protein MKAKAILLASVLLVGCQSTGNVQQHAQSLSAAGQGEAAKFTSQARWMDDGTSIAPDGDLWAFIGDELKMGIPENDRIREQKQKYLRNKSYLHDVTLRAEPYMYWIAGQVKKRNMPMELVLLPIVESAFDPHATSGANAAGIWQIIPSTGRNYGLKQTRNYDARRDVVASTTAALNMMQRLNKMFDGDWLLTVAAYNSGEGRVMKAIKTNKARGKSTDFWSLPLPQETKQYVPKMLALSDILKNSKRYGVRLPTTDESRALARVHLSSPVDMAKVADMAGISVSKLKTFNAGVKGSTLGASGPQYVMVPKKHADQLRESLASGEIAAVQSTLVADNTPLNSRVYTVRSGDTLSSIASRLGVSTKDLQQWNKLRGSKLKPGQSLTIGAGSSAQRLANNSDSITYRVRKGDSLSSIAKRHGVNIKDVMRWNSDTANLQPGDKLTLFVKNNNMPDS, encoded by the coding sequence ATGAAGGCAAAAGCGATATTACTCGCCTCTGTCCTGCTCGTGGGTTGCCAGAGTACCGGTAACGTCCAACAGCACGCACAGAGCCTTTCTGCAGCTGGTCAAGGGGAAGCAGCAAAGTTTACAAGTCAGGCACGATGGATGGACGATGGGACGTCTATCGCGCCAGATGGTGACTTGTGGGCTTTCATTGGCGACGAGCTAAAGATGGGAATTCCGGAAAATGACCGGATTCGCGAACAGAAACAGAAATATTTACGCAATAAGAGCTATCTCCACGATGTAACTTTACGGGCAGAGCCGTATATGTACTGGATAGCCGGGCAAGTTAAAAAACGTAACATGCCTATGGAACTGGTACTACTACCCATAGTGGAGAGCGCTTTTGATCCTCACGCGACGTCTGGCGCCAATGCCGCAGGCATCTGGCAGATCATTCCGAGCACGGGGCGCAATTATGGTTTGAAACAGACCCGCAATTATGACGCGCGTCGCGATGTTGTTGCTTCAACAACTGCCGCGCTGAACATGATGCAGCGTCTGAACAAGATGTTTGACGGCGACTGGCTTCTGACCGTAGCGGCTTATAATAGCGGCGAAGGTCGGGTCATGAAGGCAATTAAAACGAACAAAGCACGTGGGAAATCCACGGACTTTTGGTCGTTACCGTTGCCGCAGGAAACGAAGCAGTACGTGCCTAAAATGCTGGCATTGAGCGATATTCTCAAAAACAGCAAACGTTATGGTGTACGTCTGCCGACGACCGATGAAAGCCGTGCTCTGGCGCGTGTACACCTGAGTAGCCCGGTTGATATGGCGAAGGTTGCAGATATGGCGGGAATTTCCGTCAGCAAGCTGAAGACATTCAACGCTGGTGTGAAAGGCTCCACGCTGGGCGCAAGTGGCCCGCAGTACGTGATGGTGCCAAAGAAGCATGCAGATCAACTGCGTGAATCTCTGGCTTCCGGCGAAATTGCTGCTGTACAGTCGACACTGGTTGCCGACAATACGCCGCTTAACAGTCGTGTTTACACCGTTCGTTCTGGCGACACGCTTTCAAGTATCGCTTCACGTCTCGGCGTAAGCACCAAAGATTTGCAGCAGTGGAATAAACTGCGCGGATCTAAGCTGAAACCAGGCCAAAGTTTGACGATTGGCGCAGGTAGTAGCGCACAGCGACTGGCAAACAACAGCGATAGCATTACGTATCGTGTGCGCAAAGGCGATTCGCTTTCAAGCATTGCTAAACGCCACGGCGTGAACATCAAAGATGTGATGCGCTGGAACAGCGACACTGCGAATCTGCAACCAGGCGATAAGCTGACGTTGTTTGTGAAAAACAACAACATGCCAGATTCCTGA
- the gloB gene encoding hydroxyacylglutathione hydrolase, whose product MNLNSIPAFDDNYIWVLNDEAGRCLIVDPGEAEPVVKAIAANNWQPEAIFLTHHHHDHVGGVKELVEKFPQIVVYGPQETQDKGTTQVVKDGDTAFVLGHEFSVIATPGHTLGHIYYFSNPYLFCGDTLFSGGCGRLFEGTASQMYQSLKKLSALPDDTLVCCAHEYTLSNMKFALSILPHDLSINDYYRKVIELRAKNQITLPVILKNERKINVFLRTEDIDLINVINKETLLQQPEERFAWLRSKKDRF is encoded by the coding sequence ATGAATCTTAACAGTATTCCTGCCTTTGATGACAATTACATCTGGGTTTTGAATGATGAAGCAGGCCGTTGCCTGATTGTCGATCCTGGAGAAGCGGAGCCGGTAGTAAAGGCCATTGCCGCCAATAACTGGCAACCGGAGGCCATATTTCTCACCCACCATCACCACGATCACGTTGGCGGCGTAAAAGAACTGGTGGAAAAGTTTCCGCAAATTGTGGTCTACGGTCCACAAGAGACACAAGATAAGGGAACAACGCAGGTAGTCAAAGATGGTGATACTGCCTTCGTTTTGGGGCATGAATTTAGTGTAATTGCTACACCAGGTCACACTTTAGGACATATCTATTACTTCAGTAATCCTTATCTATTTTGCGGTGATACTCTTTTCTCTGGTGGCTGCGGGCGATTATTTGAAGGTACAGCTTCTCAAATGTATCAATCACTTAAAAAATTAAGTGCTCTACCTGACGATACACTGGTATGTTGTGCTCATGAATATACTTTATCAAATATGAAGTTTGCCTTGAGTATTCTTCCGCACGATTTGTCCATAAATGATTATTATCGTAAAGTTATTGAGTTACGGGCAAAAAATCAAATTACACTCCCCGTTATTCTCAAAAATGAGCGGAAAATTAATGTTTTTTTAAGAACAGAAGATATTGATTTAATTAATGTAATTAATAAAGAAACATTATTGCAACAACCTGAGGAGCGTTTTGCCTGGTTAAGGTCAAAGAAAGATAGATTCTGA
- the dkgB gene encoding 2,5-didehydrogluconate reductase DkgB produces MAIPAFGLGTFRLKDDVVISSVKTALELGYRAIDTAQIYDNEAAVGQAIAESGVPRNELYITTKIWIENLSKDKLIPSLKESLQKLRTDYVDLTLIHWPSPNDAVSVEEFMQALLDAKKQGLTREIGISNFTIPLMEKAIAAVGAENIATNQIELSPYLQNRKVVDWAKQHGIHITSYMTLAYGKALKDEVIARIAAKHNATPAQVILAWAMGEGYSVIPSSTKRENLESNLKAQNLQLDAEDKKAIAALDCNDRLVSPEGLAPEWD; encoded by the coding sequence ATGGCTATCCCTGCATTTGGTTTAGGTACTTTCCGTCTCAAAGACGACGTTGTTATTTCATCTGTGAAAACGGCGCTAGAACTTGGTTATCGCGCAATTGATACCGCACAAATCTATGATAACGAAGCTGCAGTAGGTCAGGCGATTGCAGAAAGTGGCGTGCCACGTAATGAACTTTACATCACCACTAAAATCTGGATTGAAAACCTCAGTAAAGACAAATTGATCCCGAGCCTGAAAGAAAGCCTGCAAAAATTGCGTACCGATTATGTTGATCTGACACTGATCCACTGGCCGTCACCAAATGATGCGGTATCAGTCGAAGAGTTTATGCAGGCGCTACTGGATGCGAAAAAGCAAGGGCTGACGCGTGAGATAGGTATTTCCAACTTCACGATCCCATTGATGGAAAAAGCGATTGCTGCTGTTGGCGCTGAAAACATCGCCACTAACCAGATTGAACTCTCTCCTTATCTGCAAAACCGTAAAGTGGTTGATTGGGCCAAACAGCACGGCATTCATATCACTTCCTATATGACGCTGGCTTATGGGAAGGCACTGAAAGATGAGGTTATTGCTCGTATTGCAGCTAAACACAATGCGACCCCGGCACAAGTGATTCTGGCGTGGGCGATGGGGGAAGGTTACTCAGTAATTCCTTCTTCTACTAAACGTGAAAACCTGGAGAGTAATCTTAAGGCACAAAATTTACAGCTTGATGCCGAAGATAAAAAAGCGATCGCCGCACTGGATTGCAACGACCGCCTGGTTAGCCCGGAAGGTCTGGCTCCTGAATGGGATTAA
- a CDS encoding endonuclease/exonuclease/phosphatase family protein, translated as MRKNTYAMRYVAGQPAERILPPGSFASIGQALPPGEPLSTEERIRILVWNIYKQQRAEWLSVLQNYGKDAHLVLLQEAQTTPELVRFATANYLAADQVPAFVLPQHPSGVMTLSAAHPVYCCPLREREPILRLAKSALVTVYPLPDTRLLMVVNIHAVNFSLGVDVYSKQLLPIGDQIAHHSGPVIMAGDFNAWSRRRMNALYRFAREMSLRQVRFTDDQRRRAFGRPLDFVFYRGLNVSEASVLVTRASDHNPLLVEFSPGKPDK; from the coding sequence GTGCGAAAAAATACCTATGCCATGCGCTATGTTGCCGGACAACCTGCGGAAAGGATCTTACCGCCGGGGTCTTTTGCGAGCATCGGCCAGGCATTACCACCCGGAGAACCGTTAAGTACTGAAGAACGTATTCGAATCCTGGTGTGGAACATTTACAAACAGCAACGCGCTGAATGGTTGTCGGTATTACAGAACTACGGTAAAGATGCACATCTGGTTTTATTACAGGAAGCGCAAACAACGCCAGAGTTAGTGCGGTTTGCGACCGCTAACTATCTTGCTGCCGATCAGGTGCCCGCTTTTGTGTTGCCACAACATCCTTCCGGCGTAATGACCCTTTCGGCGGCGCATCCGGTTTATTGCTGCCCGTTACGCGAACGTGAACCTATTTTACGTCTGGCGAAATCGGCACTGGTGACGGTATATCCATTGCCTGACACCCGCCTGTTGATGGTGGTTAATATACACGCGGTCAACTTCAGTCTGGGCGTAGATGTTTACAGTAAGCAGTTACTTCCGATTGGCGATCAGATAGCCCACCACAGCGGCCCGGTCATAATGGCGGGAGATTTCAATGCCTGGAGCCGTAGAAGAATGAACGCTTTATATCGCTTTGCACGGGAAATGTCGCTGCGCCAGGTGCGTTTTACTGATGATCAGCGCCGCCGGGCGTTTGGTCGCCCGCTCGATTTTGTTTTCTACCGTGGTCTGAATGTCAGCGAAGCTTCCGTACTGGTTACGCGCGCTTCTGACCACAATCCGCTACTCGTTGAATTCAGTCCCGGCAAGCCTGATAAATAA
- the yafC gene encoding DNA-binding transcriptional regulator YafC, which yields MKATSEELAIFVSVVESGSFSRAAEQLGQANSAVSRAVKKLEMKLGVSLLNRTTRQLSLTEEGERYFRRVQSILQEMAAAESEIMETRNTPRGLLRIDAATPVVLHFLMPLIKPFRERYPEVTLSLVSSETIINLIERKVDVAIRAGTLTDSSLRARPLFNSYRKIIASPDYISRYGKPETIDDLKQHVCLGFTEPASLNTWPIACSDGQLHEVKYGLSSNNGETLKQLCLSGNGIACLSDYMIDREIARGELVELMADKVLPVEMPFSAVYYSDRAVSTRIRAFIDFLSEHVKTAPGGAVREA from the coding sequence ATGAAAGCCACGTCCGAAGAACTCGCCATTTTTGTTTCGGTCGTCGAAAGCGGCAGCTTTAGCCGGGCAGCGGAACAATTAGGGCAAGCAAACTCAGCGGTAAGTCGGGCGGTGAAAAAGCTGGAGATGAAACTCGGCGTTAGCCTGCTTAATCGGACCACGCGACAACTTAGCCTGACGGAAGAAGGCGAGCGTTATTTTCGTCGCGTACAGTCAATTTTGCAGGAGATGGCAGCGGCAGAATCAGAAATTATGGAGACACGTAATACACCGCGTGGACTGTTACGGATCGATGCCGCAACTCCAGTGGTGCTGCACTTTCTGATGCCGTTGATTAAGCCTTTCCGTGAACGCTATCCGGAAGTCACTTTATCGCTAGTCTCCTCCGAAACGATTATTAATTTGATCGAAAGAAAAGTGGATGTCGCGATACGCGCCGGTACGTTAACGGATTCCAGCTTACGTGCCAGGCCGTTATTTAACAGTTATCGAAAAATTATCGCCTCCCCTGATTATATTTCCCGCTACGGGAAGCCAGAAACGATCGACGATTTAAAGCAACATGTTTGCCTGGGATTCACTGAACCCGCTTCCCTCAATACCTGGCCGATAGCCTGTAGTGATGGACAATTACATGAGGTGAAGTACGGTTTGTCATCCAATAATGGGGAAACACTGAAACAGCTTTGCCTGAGTGGCAACGGGATTGCGTGTTTGTCCGACTACATGATCGACAGAGAAATCGCTCGCGGAGAATTGGTGGAGTTAATGGCAGATAAAGTGTTACCAGTTGAAATGCCATTCAGTGCAGTCTATTACAGCGACCGCGCGGTAAGTACGCGCATCCGGGCCTTTATCGATTTCCTTAGCGAGCATGTAAAAACAGCTCCCGGAGGAGCTGTCAGAGAGGCTTAA